The Coregonus clupeaformis isolate EN_2021a chromosome 6, ASM2061545v1, whole genome shotgun sequence genome has a segment encoding these proteins:
- the LOC121567747 gene encoding CUE domain-containing protein 1-like, with amino-acid sequence MTSLFRRSSSNGGSRGGEGGGGGGGGSTPGELNNSRPNRQVRRLEFNQAMEDFKIMFPTMDYEVIECVLRSNNGAVDATIDQLLQMSIDGDGSDDSSDSDDSIPPEILERTLEPYSSDEEPPPVYSPPTYDMHIYDRKYPEDPPTPPPRFEAQPPPGHRQVRSYRNWNPPLLGNLPDDFLRILPQQLDNIQGSQSSLSQPSSIAQRTAQGGVSRPAAGGALGAPGGPGGAGGVAGAGTEQERKLKQYLDDERIALFLQNEEFMRELQRNREFLVALERDRLKYESKKSKSNHSSAYMENSTAGEHCASGSMEACTAVSDDAMFRDKLKHMGKSTRKKLFEIARSFSDKTRRRKFKKRTLLKHQSLGTANSTANLLEDVEGSPEDGQPRRSDTQEDDVPLKEPLS; translated from the exons ATGACCAGCCTGTTCAGGCGAAGCAGCAGTAATGGAGGCTCCAGgggaggtgaaggaggagggggaggtggcgGTGGTTCTACCCCAGGAGAGCTCAACAACAGCCGGCCTAACCGACAGGTGCGGCGCCTGGAGTTCAACCAGGCAATGGAGGACTTCAAGATCATGTTCCCCACCATGGATTACGAGGTCATCGAGTGCGTCCTGCGCTCCAACAACGGGGCGGTGGACGCCACCATCGACCAGCTCCTCCAGATGAGCATCGACGGAGACGGATCGGATGACAGCTCTGACTCCGATGACAGCATCCCACCAGAG ATTCTTGAGCGGACATTAGAACCGTACAGTTCCGACGAGGAACCTCCCCCCGTCTACTCACCGCCCACTTATGACATGCACATCTACGACAGAAAGTACCCAGAGGACCCACCCACTCCTCCACCCAG GTTCGAGGCCCAGCCACCTCCAGGTCACCGGCAGGTCCGCAGCTACAGGAACTGGAATCCGCCGTTGCTTGGCAACCTGCCAGATGATTTCCTGCGGATCCTGCCACAGCAACTGGACAATATACAG ggCTCACAGAGCAGTCTGTCCCAGCCTTCCTCCATCGCCCAGCGGACAGCCCAGGGAGGTGTCTCCAGGCCAGCGGCTGGTGGAGCCCTAGGGGCCCCTGGAGGGCCAGGCGGTGCCGGGGGCGTGGCGGGGGCAGGCACGGAGCAGGAGCGTAAACTGAAACAGTACCTGGATGATGAACGCATCGCTCTGTTCCTCCAGAACGAGGAGTTCATGAGGGAGCTGCAGCGCAACCGCGAGTTCCTCGTCGCCCTGGAGAGAG ATCGCTTGAAGTATGAATCAAAGAAATCCAAGTCCAATCATTCATCCGCTTACATGGAGAATTCCACAGCAG GAGAGCACTGTGCATCAGGGTCGATGGAGGCGTGTACTGCTGTGTCAGATGACGCCATGTTCAGAGACAAACTCAAACACATGGGCAAAT CAACAAGAAAGAAGCTGTTTGAAATTGCCAGATCATTCTCTGACAAGACTAGGAGAAGAAAGTTTAAAAAAAGAACGCTCCTGAAGCACCAGTC ACTGGGCACAGCTAACTCCACAGCCAACCTCCTGGAGGATGTGGAGGGAAGCCCAGAAGATGGCCAGCCCAGAAGATCAGACACTCAGGAAGACGATGTGCCACTCAAGGAGCCGTTGTCATG A